The following are encoded in a window of Deltaproteobacteria bacterium genomic DNA:
- a CDS encoding peroxiredoxin: MRSRYTAAGCAGVLILLFISAPAFGLSDVFKKNTYNPGRLTPVDSVLKVAVGDRAPDFTLPSIHHGTVRLSDFRGKKNVVLSFIPAAWTPVCSDQWPGYNIVQQLFEENDAVLLGISEDNIPSLYAWTNQMGDLWFPVLSDFWPHGEVAGTYGILRSDGTAERAIIIIDKEGVIRYIDVHDVNERPSLESIIGALETLKE; encoded by the coding sequence ATGAGATCAAGGTACACCGCGGCAGGCTGTGCCGGAGTGCTGATCCTTCTCTTCATCAGCGCCCCTGCTTTCGGACTGTCCGACGTCTTTAAAAAGAACACCTATAATCCAGGGAGATTGACACCCGTGGACAGCGTCCTGAAGGTGGCCGTGGGAGACCGGGCACCTGATTTCACACTGCCGTCTATCCATCACGGGACGGTCAGGCTCAGTGATTTCCGGGGAAAGAAAAACGTGGTCCTGTCATTCATCCCCGCCGCGTGGACCCCTGTCTGTTCGGACCAGTGGCCGGGGTACAATATCGTGCAGCAACTCTTCGAAGAGAACGACGCCGTCCTGCTCGGCATTTCGGAAGACAACATACCCAGCCTCTACGCATGGACGAACCAGATGGGTGACCTCTGGTTTCCCGTGCTGTCCGATTTCTGGCCCCACGGTGAGGTGGCGGGAACATACGGGATCCTCAGGTCGGACGGAACGGCGGAACGTGCCATTATCATTATCGATAAAGAAGGGGTTATCCGTTACATAGACGTCCATGATGTCAACGAGCGCCCATCGCTGGAATCCATTATCGGGGCACTGGAAACGCTGAAAGAGTGA